AACAACCCGGAAGACGTGGCCGATGTGATCCGGCTTTCAAAAGCGACTTACGGCAAGATGGTGCAGAACCTGTTCTGGGCGACCGGCTACAACGTCGTAGCCATCCCGTTGGCAGCCGGTGTGCTGTTCACCTGGGGCGTCATTTTGACCCCGGCGGCCGGCGCGGTATTGATGTCGCTGAGCACGGTAATCGTGGCGATTAACGCCCGGTTTTTAAGTATGAAAGACGACTAGAAAAAAAGACCAACACCTGCCAGATTCAGAAATCCGGCAGGTACAAATAAAGCAATTAAAGAAGCATACAGATACCTGCCAGTCCGCCGGCCGGCGGATGGCAGGCGAGATTGAATTTTGAAATCAACCAAAACAACAACGCGAGGTTTTATTATGAAGACCGCAATAATGTCAATTCTGACCGCTATAATATTAGGATTTGTGATCCATCCTGCCGAGGCGCAGCATCATAACCATGACAATGGCGACAGGCATCAGCATATGATGGAAAAGATGGGAGAATGCCCCATGATGGGTGATCACGATCATGACATGGATCACTCTGAAATGATGCAGAAGATGGGCGAACATCCCATGTTCGAGGGTAAAGATTTGAGTCATTCAGAAATGATGGAAAAAATTCGGGAATTCGGTCACTCCGAAAAAATGGAATTCATTGAAAAGCATCCTATGATGGAAGATAAAGATATGGATCACTCCGGAATGATGGAGATGGCCGAAAAATGCCCGATGATGGGCGGTGATGATGAGGAGGAAGAGTCTGACGGACACGACGGTCATCATTGAACCTGACAGATAAGCAAAACCATCCCGGGTAGCTGTATTCGGCTGTCCGGGGTGATTTCTGTATAAAGACTCATTTTAAGCCGGAATTATTTATGAACCGGAGGCATCTTATAACCGCATTTACCCTGATGCTATGGAACATCTGACCGAACTGCTAAACAGCTGGTACCCGCTGATGTTTATCCTGAGTGTGGGCGTCGCACTGATAATCTGGATTTGGGCAATCAAAAAGAAAACCCGGCACGACTTCCGGCAGGCGGCGGAACTTGTGCTGAATCGTCAGTACCGGAATGGATATCTGTCAAAAGATGAGCTGCAAAGCCGGCTTCAATCGCTGAAAAAACGAAATTTCAACGAATAGAAAGGAGCAACGCCATGGATAAGCATTTGCTTTGGACACCTCCGAAATTATTCGTATGGATATTTCCTGGTGGCAGGGAGTATTAGGACTCATCCAGATCTTTATTATTGGCTGGCTTGCAGGAGCATTAATAGCTGCAATTTACAACTTCGGAATAACTGACAAAGAATCGACATGAACCAACCTCAATTAGCTCCTGATAAACCAGACCTGATTATTTATTGCCAAAAATGGTGTGACTATATGCATCACTTGGTCAATATGTTACAGGAACTCGGCTGGTCATTCATGTTTATTGACCTGAGGTTTAACCACAAAGCAGGTCAAGAGCTGATTTCTGTTTTAGGCAAACCGGTGCCGTTACCTGTACTTGAATTCGGCGGGCAATATTATGTAAAACCTGAACTTGCGGAGTTGCCGGATTTACTCAAAGAAGGTCGGGGATTCCGTTTTTTCCGAGGCATTGATGGTTCAAAAACTTAGATATGAGTCAGGATGATTATTCATAGTTATGGGCCAGGATAGAATTGTTAGATGTTAAAGGAGGCAGCAATGAAACAGAAAACAGATGGCAATGGTATCCTTATAGTCGGAGGTTATGGCCATGTGGGGCGCTTGATTGCGTTGGACATGGCGCCGCGATTTCCGGAACGAGTGGTTGTGGCCGGCCGTAATGGTGAGCGGGCGCAGGCATTCGCTGAAGAGCTGGGAAATGGGGCGCGCGGTATAGCACTCGATGCTGCCGATTCAGCAGCGGTGGAGAAAGCTCTTGAAGGCATGACCCTGGTAATCTCCTGCATCGACCAGGAAGTGCCGCATCTGCTCCGCTCTGCTGTTACGGGCGGCCTTGCTTACATAGACATCTCGGCTGAACTTGATTTATGGGAGCGTGCCCGGGAGCTCGAAGACGATGCGAAGAAAAACGGAGCACGTGTTCTGATAGGATCTGGACTCGTACCCGGCACTGCGGGAGTAATGGCCAGGGAGGCAGTAGCTCAGACCGGCCCCGGAGGTACATTGGATGTCGGTATCCTCTTGAGTATAGGCGACAATTTTGGAGCCGCTGCGCTCAACTGGATGATCGGTGCATCCGGCCGTGAGTTTACCATAAGCGAAAATGGACGGAATCGGCAGGTACGGGCAATGGCAGAGAAAAGGCGTATGGTTTTCCCCGATCCGTTTGGTCAACGTACCGTCATGCGTTTTGCAATTCCCGATCAGGTTTACTATCCGGAGACGCTGGGGGTTCGCCGTGCGGGCAGTTGGGTCGCACTGGAACCCGGCTGGATCGCGACGTTTTTTTCACTCTGTGTGCAATCGGGACTTCTCCGTGTAATGCAACGGCTGCAGTTACAACGTGGATTAACAAGTATGTTCGAATGGCTGCAACGACGATATGAAGGGCGGAACACCTATGCTCTGACGGTCAAGGCAGAAGGTCCCAATGGGACAGCGAATCTATATGTAATCGGCCGGGACGAGTCTCAGGGAACGGCAGTCAGTGCGGTTACTATGGCCGATACATTTTTGGAAGACGGTAATATCGCACCCGGGGTATGGCTGCCGGAACAAATTTTTGAGCCTGCTTCTTACTTTGCCACATTGGAAAACCGGGGAATTAAATTGAAAAAAAACAATGCGCAGCCCGGAGAACACGAATCTCATCACAAAAGTAAAGTAAACCGGGGCAGGTGATAGATGCAGATGTGTGGACAAAATGGTCAACATCCATTCCCATTTGGCAGTAACCGGTAATAGTCCGAACAGTAGTTCTGGTACCATCAACAATGGGCACGCCACCGGGTCTTACAGCAATATTGGAAATGTGACAGATTTATTACCTTAGCCAATAGCAGATTAAAAGTATTGCTATGCATAAAACCACTGTCTTCGCAGTTATTGCAGTCATAGCACTATGGCCCGATATTGCTCAAGCCGGCGATGATACGGGCTCGTCCCCGAATCGGGGGATTTTCTTCGGAGGCAGCTTCTCTGGCAGCATGGCCTGGATTGACTATCCGGACGAGGATCAGTCGGGCAAAGCCGGTGCTGTGTTTGACTTCAATTTCGGTTGGTGGCTCTCACCAAGACTGATGCTGGGTGGCCATTACGGTACGTGGGGGACCTCGATCATTGGCACACCGCTCCATCTGCATCTGGTTGGCCCGCGGATTGACTATCGCTTAAAAGAAAGCCCCGGTTTTGACGGCGTTTTTGTTACGTTTGCACCCGGTCTTGCGCTTATCGAGCCGGTTGATGAGGCTCACAGCGGCATCGGGGGGATCATAAAAGGCGGTTATCGCTATCAATGGGAGGATTTTACCACCGTGGGGGCTCATGTTGGACTGAAGAGCCACTTATTTGCTGATGGTTTTACTGTTATCCCGTTTGCAGGCGTGAATGTGCAGTTTTACGGTCTTACAAGGTGAACTTTTTCGTGAACGAAAAAACCGTATATCACATATACTTGCAATTATACTTGTTTTTGTGCGTTCTCAACAAGGAAGTTTTATATAAACTCAAAAAATATATTATGCCACAAATTTCTCTCTATATTGATGAAGAAAAACTGAAAAAAGTAAAGCAAGCCGCCGGGACCGAAAATACGTCCGTTTCCAAATGGGTTGCCCGGCAAATAGACCATGCTTTGGAATCGCGGTATCCGGAAAACTTTGAAAAATTATTCGGCTCCATTGATGATGAAACCTTCACACCCGTAGATCGAGACTCTGAAGCCGAAGATGCAGAGCGGGAGTCGCTCTGATGTATTTTCTTGATACCAATATTTGCATTCATTTTCTGAAAGGAGAGTATGATTCGATCAGGCAAAACATACTTGCGACTCAACCACACCGAATAAAAATTCCCGTAATTGTTGAGTCCGAACTGATGTATGGTGTCAGCAAAAGCAGCAAGAAAAAAGAGAACAGAAAAAAACTCGAGGCTTTTCTATCCGCTTTTGAAGTGGTCGACTACCGTCAGGAGATGTCACCGGTTTATGCTGAGTTACGAAGTGATTGCGAACGTCGCGGAGACCCGGTTGGGCCTTTAGACCTATTAATAGCAACCATTGTGAAAGCGCACAATGGAACTTTAGTGACTCGAAATACCCGGGAGTTTAGGAGGGTTGCCGGATTGTCTTTAACCGAGTGGTAGTTTGAAATAATACGCCATACAATATTCTGCTAAAATATCCGACAACATGCATCCGACACTCTATCTTTGGAAAGGGGTTGCATTAATCAATGCCGATTTTACGGAAACTTCATTGCACAGTCATCATGCAATACAACTGACCTGCGGTTATTCCGGAAACTTTTCAATTACCATACCGCAACAGACAGAGTTACAGTCGAACGCTGTTGTATTGGATGCTGATACACCCCATTTGTTTCGAAATAAAGATCATGGGTTTACGCTGTTTATTTACATAGAGCCGGAAAGTCTTTTGGCTGATGCAGTTCGGAATCATCTACTGAAAGGCAATAACTATCGGCAGCTTGACAGGGAGCTGTTCATGCCGTTGTGGCAGCTTCTGACATACCGGGATGCGGCTTGCAGAGATATGATTAACTCAATATCTGAATTGGCCGGGCTCCTTCAAGTTGAGGAAAGTGACAGGCAACGGTATGATGAAAGAGTTTTAAGGGCATTGAGCTATATCCGGGAAAGTCTGGATCAACCCCTATCCATCAAGGATCTCGCTTCTTCATTATATCTTTCCGAGAGTCGTTTGATGCATCTTATAGCAGAGCAGACCGGTATGCCGTTTCGCAAACATGTACACTGGGCTCGATTGTTTGCCTGTGTCAAGGTTGTGGTTGGTGGAGCCAATCTCTCTGAAGCTTCTTTAAAAGCCGGATTTTCTGATCAAGCTCATTTCACAAGAACTTTTGTGCGAATGTTCGGTATTCCACCCGGTGATTTTTTAAAAGATAGCAGAAACGTTCAAGCCTTCTTTTGTGAAAGCGGGTAAGTTGCATGTTACAACCATCTGAACCTTAAACATAATAGTGTAATGGGAAATCAACTTACCTCCAACTATGTACCGGCTGCCGGTTTTTCGTTTCTCACCCGTTTTTATGACCCGCTGGTGCGAATAACCTGCCGGGAGACTTATTTCAAACAACGTATGATTGAGCTTGCACATCCGGCTCAGGGTGAGAAGATCCTGGATGTCGGCTGTGGTACAGGAACCCTGTTACTGCAAATGCAGGCATATCAAGATAACCTGGAATTACACGGATTGGATGGCGATGCCAGGGTTTTAAAAATCGCACAACAAAAAGCAGGCCGTAGCTCTTCAGAAATTTCTTTCAAGCAGGCGTATTCCACAAATATACCTTACCCGGATAATCATTTCGATCTGATTACGAACAGTTTAATGATCCATCACCTCAATCCTGAAGATAAGATTCGTACTTTCCGGGAAATGCACCGGGTACTGAAGCCGGATGGCCGGTTGATTCTTGCCGATTGGGGAGAACCTCAAAACGATCTCATGCGCCTGGGCTCTCTTGGAATACGTTTGATCGACGGGTTTGATAATCTGAAAGCGCATATACAAGGTGATATTCCGGAAATGGTGTATGAGGTCGGATTTCTTCCGGTTAATGTGATGGAATATGTTCCAACAGTATTCGGCACGCTTTCTCTTATAAGAGCTAATAAAGCATTATAAGTTTGTAGAAACACTTAAAACTCAGGAGCCCGTTATGCAGGTTGCCATTGTAGTATACCCGGGAATGACCGCACTCGACGCTATCGGTCCTTATGAAGTTTTCCGTTTTATACCTAACTGTGATCTGCGTTTTGTTTATCATCAAACCGGCCCGGTAGTTACTGATAGCAGGGTACTGATTTTAGGCGCAACACATTCATTTGAAGAAACTCCAGAACCGGATATTATTCTGGTTCCAGGCTCAGAAGCTAATACAGTGACTGCCATGGCGGATTCAGATTTGATAAAATGGTTGCGACGGGTACATCAAACAACCCGGTTAACTCTCTCTGTTTGTACCGGATCAATGATACTTGCAGCAGCCGGAATACTGCAAGGCCATCCGGCTACTACACATTGGATTGCCCAAAAAAGACTTGCTGCATTTGGCGTTCAACCTCAACCAGATAAGAGAGTCGTCTCTTCGGGAAAAATAAAGACGGCCGCCGGAGTATCGGCAGGGATTGATCTTTCACTGCAAGTAGTATCTGAACTTTACGGGAGGCAAATGGCAGAAAAGATTCAGTTGATTATAGAGTATGATCCAAAGCCTCCGTTTCAAAGTGGTCATCCGAATAAAGCTTCAAAAGAAGTGCTGACTAATGCCGAAACAGAAATGAAAAAACGTTCTTATAATTCGCG
This DNA window, taken from Natronogracilivirga saccharolytica, encodes the following:
- a CDS encoding type II toxin-antitoxin system VapC family toxin translates to MYFLDTNICIHFLKGEYDSIRQNILATQPHRIKIPVIVESELMYGVSKSSKKKENRKKLEAFLSAFEVVDYRQEMSPVYAELRSDCERRGDPVGPLDLLIATIVKAHNGTLVTRNTREFRRVAGLSLTEW
- a CDS encoding glutaredoxin family protein; the encoded protein is MNQPQLAPDKPDLIIYCQKWCDYMHHLVNMLQELGWSFMFIDLRFNHKAGQELISVLGKPVPLPVLEFGGQYYVKPELAELPDLLKEGRGFRFFRGIDGSKT
- a CDS encoding DUF5676 family membrane protein; amino-acid sequence: MDTSEIIRMDISWWQGVLGLIQIFIIGWLAGALIAAIYNFGITDKEST
- a CDS encoding saccharopine dehydrogenase family protein; translation: MKQKTDGNGILIVGGYGHVGRLIALDMAPRFPERVVVAGRNGERAQAFAEELGNGARGIALDAADSAAVEKALEGMTLVISCIDQEVPHLLRSAVTGGLAYIDISAELDLWERARELEDDAKKNGARVLIGSGLVPGTAGVMAREAVAQTGPGGTLDVGILLSIGDNFGAAALNWMIGASGREFTISENGRNRQVRAMAEKRRMVFPDPFGQRTVMRFAIPDQVYYPETLGVRRAGSWVALEPGWIATFFSLCVQSGLLRVMQRLQLQRGLTSMFEWLQRRYEGRNTYALTVKAEGPNGTANLYVIGRDESQGTAVSAVTMADTFLEDGNIAPGVWLPEQIFEPASYFATLENRGIKLKKNNAQPGEHESHHKSKVNRGR
- a CDS encoding class I SAM-dependent methyltransferase encodes the protein MGNQLTSNYVPAAGFSFLTRFYDPLVRITCRETYFKQRMIELAHPAQGEKILDVGCGTGTLLLQMQAYQDNLELHGLDGDARVLKIAQQKAGRSSSEISFKQAYSTNIPYPDNHFDLITNSLMIHHLNPEDKIRTFREMHRVLKPDGRLILADWGEPQNDLMRLGSLGIRLIDGFDNLKAHIQGDIPEMVYEVGFLPVNVMEYVPTVFGTLSLIRANKAL
- a CDS encoding helix-turn-helix domain-containing protein codes for the protein MHPTLYLWKGVALINADFTETSLHSHHAIQLTCGYSGNFSITIPQQTELQSNAVVLDADTPHLFRNKDHGFTLFIYIEPESLLADAVRNHLLKGNNYRQLDRELFMPLWQLLTYRDAACRDMINSISELAGLLQVEESDRQRYDERVLRALSYIRESLDQPLSIKDLASSLYLSESRLMHLIAEQTGMPFRKHVHWARLFACVKVVVGGANLSEASLKAGFSDQAHFTRTFVRMFGIPPGDFLKDSRNVQAFFCESG
- a CDS encoding DJ-1/PfpI family protein, which encodes MQVAIVVYPGMTALDAIGPYEVFRFIPNCDLRFVYHQTGPVVTDSRVLILGATHSFEETPEPDIILVPGSEANTVTAMADSDLIKWLRRVHQTTRLTLSVCTGSMILAAAGILQGHPATTHWIAQKRLAAFGVQPQPDKRVVSSGKIKTAAGVSAGIDLSLQVVSELYGRQMAEKIQLIIEYDPKPPFQSGHPNKASKEVLTNAETEMKKRSYNSRNFISVPKIYWNSIINKVRMGKED